One genomic window of Panicum hallii strain FIL2 chromosome 6, PHallii_v3.1, whole genome shotgun sequence includes the following:
- the LOC112897850 gene encoding heterogeneous nuclear ribonucleoprotein 1-like, with the protein MAGKMKEFDGASPAKIFIGGLSKDTSMGTFKEHFGKYGDITDAVIMKDRYTQKPRGFGFITFADPAVVDRVIEDDHVINGKQVEIKRTIPKGAAPLKDFKTKKIFVGGLPSALKEDEFKEFFSKFGKVVEHEIIRDHATNRPRGFGFIVFDAEKTVDELLAKKGNMIDLNGSQVEIKKAEPKKPSNPPPRSIDREPRGRPYADSYDGFGSSYNYGGSFGPYRSPGSFGARPGGYSSAYGPVDYGSGYGAYGGALGGYRGESSLYSSRFGSTYGGSFGGGYGGGSYAGGLAGAYGRDAGVYGGSSYGPSYDSSGASAGSGAGYGTGGLYGARTGYGSTGGSSAAGRYHPYGR; encoded by the exons ATGGCCGGCAAGATGAAGGAGTTCGACGGCGCCAGCCCAGC CAAGATCTTCATCGGCGGGCTCTCCAAGGACACAAGCATGG GTACATTCAAAGAGCATTTTGGGAAGTACGGGGATATAACTGATGCCGTCATAATGAAGGACCGCTACACTCAAAAGCCCAGAGGCTTTGGATTTATTACCTTTGCAGATCCTGCTGTTGTTGACAGAGTGATTGAAGATGATCATGTTATCAATGGAAAGCAG GTTGAAATTAAAAGAACTATCCCCAAGGGTGCTGCGCCCTTGAAAGATTTCAAGACAAAGAAGATTTTTGTTGGTGGATTACCCTCTGCTCTAAAAGAAG ATGAGTTCAAGGAGTTTTTTTCAAAGTTTGGAAAGGTGGTGGAGCATGAAATCATTCGTGACCATGCAACTAACCGGCCACGTGGATTTGGTTTTATAGTCTTTGATGCTGAAAAAACTGTAGATGAGTTATTAGCTAAGAAAGGCAATATGATTGATCTAAATGGTTCTCAG GTGGAGATCAAGAAGGCAGAACCAAAGAAACCCTCTAACCCACCACCTCGTTCAATTGATAGGGAACCTAGGGGCCGTCCATATGCGGACAGTTATGATGGATTTGGCAGCTCCTATAACTATGGTGGTAGTTTTGGCCCCTATAGATCACCTGGAAGTTTTGGTGCTAGGCCTGGTGGCTACAGTAGTGCTTATGGTCCTGTTGACTATGGTAGTGGCTATGGTGCATATGGTGGAGCATTAGGAGGATACAGGGGAGAATCCTCACTCTATTCTAGTCGTTTTGGTAGCACATATGGAGGAAGCTTTGGTGGCGGGTATGGTGGTGGCAGTTATGCTGGTGGATTAGCTGGTGCCTATGGACGTGATGCTGGGGTTTATGGTGGTTCTAGCTATGGGCCTAGTTATGATTCTTCTGGTGCTAGTGCTGGTTCTGGTGCTGGGTATGGCACGGGTGGACTCTACGGTGCTAGGACAGGCTATGGTAGCACTGGTGGCAGTAGTGCTGCTGGTCGTTACCATCCATATGGAAGATAG